The proteins below come from a single Saccharophagus degradans 2-40 genomic window:
- a CDS encoding RDD family protein: MSTEPTLQSYPTAPLWRRFVALIYDAFILLAISMIYGAITLGVYVVATGITSNDDYQPTVGGPLFQLGWFCSLALFYSYFWHKGGQTAGMKAWKIRVVAQQENAPLTFKACIIRSLVGPFAFFIAGLGYIWKWFDKDGHCLHDKLSGTKVVVVPKEL, from the coding sequence ATGAGCACCGAGCCAACCCTACAATCCTACCCTACAGCCCCACTATGGCGACGCTTTGTTGCCCTTATATACGATGCTTTTATACTTTTAGCCATTAGCATGATATACGGCGCAATCACCTTAGGCGTATATGTTGTGGCTACAGGCATTACATCTAATGACGACTACCAACCCACCGTGGGCGGCCCACTTTTTCAATTAGGTTGGTTTTGCAGCTTGGCGCTTTTTTATAGCTATTTCTGGCACAAAGGCGGCCAGACGGCGGGAATGAAAGCGTGGAAGATTCGTGTAGTAGCGCAACAAGAAAACGCCCCACTCACCTTTAAGGCATGTATTATTCGCAGCTTGGTTGGGCCATTCGCGTTTTTTATTGCAGGCCTTGGCTATATATGGAAATGGTTCGACAAAGACGGACATTGCCTACACGACAAGTTGAGCGGCACCAAAGTTGTGGTTGTACCCAAAGAGCTATAG
- a CDS encoding adenylate/guanylate cyclase domain-containing protein: MKDQDRNKAIMFADIVGSSALYVELGNKAAKAFIADTLKTMSDIVERNDGKVIKTIGDEIMVAFNLPDNACEAAITIGLELRKINIFVRTGISYGNVIIDNNDAFGDTVNNAAHLAKLAQARQIVVTNEALISLSPWLAQLCEPFDKIFLKGSTEQTTIHRVTWDKYEGQVLDATLVGSHLDTSHGGLGAQLSLTINGQTHTLHKNDPPLVCGRDPNYASICIANEKTSRRHCSFYYHRGKFVVEDHSTNGSYIHTSDSTQLYIRREATPLTNEGIISLGQVKSPPNQQIHFKI, translated from the coding sequence ATGAAAGACCAGGATCGTAACAAAGCCATTATGTTTGCCGATATTGTCGGCAGCTCTGCGCTGTATGTTGAGCTTGGTAACAAGGCGGCTAAAGCCTTTATCGCAGACACACTAAAAACCATGTCTGACATCGTGGAGCGTAACGACGGCAAAGTAATAAAAACAATTGGCGACGAAATAATGGTTGCCTTTAATCTGCCGGATAATGCTTGCGAAGCAGCGATAACAATTGGCCTAGAGCTTAGAAAAATTAATATTTTTGTGCGCACCGGCATTAGCTACGGCAATGTGATTATTGATAATAACGATGCTTTCGGCGACACAGTCAATAATGCCGCGCACCTAGCAAAGCTCGCGCAGGCTCGCCAAATAGTTGTTACGAATGAAGCATTAATCTCACTCTCCCCATGGCTGGCACAACTGTGCGAACCTTTTGACAAAATATTTTTAAAAGGCTCGACAGAGCAAACCACCATACACCGCGTAACGTGGGATAAGTACGAAGGCCAAGTGCTAGATGCTACGCTTGTAGGCTCCCATTTGGACACCAGTCATGGCGGCTTAGGCGCCCAGCTCTCACTCACAATTAACGGCCAAACACATACACTGCACAAAAACGACCCACCTTTAGTGTGCGGACGCGACCCCAACTACGCCAGTATTTGTATCGCAAACGAAAAGACCTCTCGGCGCCACTGCTCTTTCTACTATCACAGGGGCAAATTCGTTGTGGAAGATCACAGCACAAACGGCAGCTACATTCACACATCAGATAGCACACAGCTATACATCCGCCGCGAAGCTACACCGCTAACCAATGAAGGGATAATTAGTTTAGGGCAGGTAAAAAGCCCTCCAAACCAGCAGATTCACTTCAAAATATAA
- a CDS encoding DUF3108 domain-containing protein — protein sequence MLKTAQLLIACLALLACMCNAETILFTAKYKGKHSGLSITSTRELTQKDDGSYEFFSKVKSTFASIEETSIFTLGDEPQRIMIPQSYQYERRILGASTKEWINFDWVNFVAHYERKGKPEKSREHKLVIGMLDVPLYQLQLQRDLIAGKTSLYYAFVKPHKIKSLAFKVEGEDTINVGNKAYKAIKVARINTEDDKETFVWLIPELNYQIGKIVHVEEDGSSYRIDLTSYQSSEKLFDNFYKRPQNNTGHTTIESPFNE from the coding sequence ATGCTAAAAACTGCGCAACTCCTTATAGCCTGCCTCGCTTTGCTTGCGTGTATGTGCAATGCCGAAACTATCCTATTTACAGCCAAATACAAGGGTAAGCACTCTGGGCTCTCTATCACTAGCACACGAGAACTCACGCAAAAAGATGACGGCAGTTACGAATTTTTTTCAAAAGTTAAAAGCACTTTTGCCTCAATTGAAGAAACAAGCATATTCACCCTTGGCGATGAACCACAGCGCATAATGATTCCGCAGTCGTATCAATACGAACGACGCATTTTAGGCGCAAGCACCAAAGAGTGGATTAATTTCGACTGGGTAAATTTTGTTGCGCACTACGAGCGCAAAGGCAAGCCAGAGAAGAGTCGTGAGCACAAGCTCGTCATTGGTATGCTCGATGTGCCGCTTTATCAACTACAACTACAACGCGACCTAATAGCTGGAAAAACAAGCTTATATTATGCGTTTGTAAAGCCACACAAAATAAAATCTCTCGCCTTCAAAGTGGAAGGAGAAGATACAATTAACGTGGGTAATAAAGCATACAAAGCCATTAAAGTCGCGCGCATTAATACTGAAGACGACAAAGAAACCTTTGTATGGTTAATTCCAGAACTAAATTATCAAATAGGTAAAATCGTTCACGTAGAGGAAGACGGCTCCTCCTATCGCATAGATCTAACCTCCTATCAATCTAGCGAGAAGCTATTCGACAACTTCTACAAAAGACCGCAAAACAATACTGGGCACACAACTATTGAAAGCCCTTTTAATGAATAA
- the gap gene encoding type I glyceraldehyde-3-phosphate dehydrogenase, with product MPRIAINGFGRIGRNVLRAIYERNLQNEMQVVAINDLGSPDINAHLLKYDTVHGRFGFDVEASEGAIRVNGDEIKITAERNPADLPWAALNVDIVFECTGLFVARDKAALHLDAGAKNVLISAPGKDVDLTVVYGVNHESITADHKVLSNASCTTNCLAPMTSALHSAIGVKTGLMNTIHSYTNDQRVTDAYHSDTLRARAAALNMIPTKTGAAAAIGLVIPDLAGKLDGLSIRVPTVNVSCLDFTFEAARDTTVEEVNQVLRDAAAGPLKGVMDVNTIPLVSSDFNHDAHSCIVDLSHTRVMGNQVKVLAWYDNEWGFSNRMLDTTMAIVKANA from the coding sequence ATGCCACGTATTGCTATCAACGGCTTTGGCCGCATTGGCCGTAACGTTCTCCGAGCCATCTACGAGCGTAATCTTCAAAATGAAATGCAAGTTGTTGCAATTAACGACTTGGGCTCGCCAGACATCAACGCTCACCTACTCAAGTACGACACCGTTCACGGTCGTTTTGGTTTTGATGTAGAAGCTTCTGAAGGCGCCATCCGTGTAAACGGCGACGAAATTAAAATCACCGCCGAGCGCAACCCAGCCGACCTACCTTGGGCTGCACTTAACGTAGATATCGTTTTTGAGTGTACCGGCCTGTTTGTTGCGCGTGATAAAGCAGCTTTGCACTTAGATGCAGGCGCTAAAAATGTATTGATTTCTGCACCAGGTAAAGATGTAGATTTGACTGTTGTTTACGGCGTAAACCACGAATCAATCACTGCAGATCACAAAGTTTTGTCTAATGCTTCTTGCACCACAAACTGCTTGGCACCTATGACTTCTGCCCTGCACTCTGCAATTGGTGTTAAAACAGGTTTGATGAACACCATCCACTCTTACACTAACGACCAACGTGTAACGGATGCGTACCACTCAGACACCTTGCGCGCACGCGCTGCAGCCTTGAACATGATCCCAACTAAAACCGGTGCAGCTGCTGCAATCGGCTTAGTTATTCCAGATCTTGCTGGCAAACTAGACGGCCTCTCTATCCGCGTTCCTACCGTTAACGTTTCTTGCCTCGACTTCACCTTCGAAGCCGCTCGCGATACAACTGTAGAAGAAGTTAACCAAGTATTGCGCGATGCAGCTGCTGGCCCACTAAAAGGCGTTATGGACGTTAACACCATACCGCTGGTTTCTAGCGACTTTAACCACGACGCACACTCTTGTATTGTTGACCTTTCACACACCCGTGTAATGGGCAACCAAGTTAAAGTATTGGCTTGGTACGACAACGAGTGGGGCTTCTCCAACCGTATGCTAGACACCACTATGGCCATTGTTAAAGCAAACGCCTAA
- the zwf gene encoding glucose-6-phosphate dehydrogenase, with translation MNTDMLIVGGDGDLALRKLYPSLYYLELNNCMPENTRIIGMARTGQTREEFLVKVKEWLKANVAAELFSEEKWESYSQKIFFAQGDATNAESLGKVREEFLGEGNQLVVYLAIPPLIFGKVCNALEGCGLAKETTRLVVEKPLGDSRESFIAINNELARTFPEKQLFRIDHYLGKETVQNLIALRFANDIFEPLWNSRYVDSIQITVSEEVGVGNRWSFYDQTGATRDMVQNHLLQVLCLTCMEPPAVLDADSVRAEKLKVLNSLKMIEGEEVLKDTVRGQYERGVVGGKEVPGYLEEESDKYEIDPNSQTETFVAIKAEIQNWRWSGVPIYLRTGKRLRGRHSEIVVHFKQSKHKIFQENHENHASNRLIIRLQPDEGIRLRVMNKVAGLEPGIPLESGCLNLWFSDKKEIKTHDAYSRLLFDVLRNDQTLFVSAAEVEAAWKWVDTIFAGWKSTGMKAQGYPAGSIGPVAANELLSRDGREWHEIEPRD, from the coding sequence ATGAATACAGACATGCTGATTGTTGGGGGTGATGGTGACTTAGCACTGCGCAAGCTCTACCCGTCTCTTTACTATTTAGAACTCAATAACTGTATGCCAGAAAATACTCGCATTATCGGTATGGCTCGCACAGGGCAAACACGCGAAGAGTTTCTAGTAAAAGTAAAAGAATGGTTAAAAGCTAACGTAGCAGCAGAGTTATTTTCTGAAGAGAAGTGGGAAAGCTACTCTCAAAAAATCTTTTTTGCTCAAGGTGATGCCACTAACGCAGAATCGTTAGGCAAAGTTCGCGAAGAGTTTCTTGGTGAAGGCAACCAGTTGGTTGTGTATTTAGCTATTCCACCACTCATTTTTGGTAAAGTTTGCAACGCGCTAGAGGGATGTGGTTTAGCAAAAGAAACCACGCGTTTAGTTGTAGAAAAACCACTTGGTGATAGCCGTGAATCTTTCATTGCTATTAACAATGAGTTGGCTCGCACCTTCCCAGAAAAACAACTATTCCGCATTGATCACTATCTTGGTAAAGAGACAGTGCAAAACTTAATTGCGCTGCGTTTTGCTAACGATATTTTCGAACCGCTTTGGAACTCACGGTATGTTGATTCCATTCAAATTACCGTTTCTGAAGAAGTAGGTGTTGGCAACCGCTGGAGTTTTTACGATCAGACCGGTGCAACCCGCGACATGGTTCAAAACCACTTGTTACAAGTGTTGTGCTTAACCTGTATGGAGCCGCCAGCAGTGTTAGACGCAGACTCCGTGCGCGCAGAAAAATTAAAAGTACTTAACTCTCTAAAAATGATTGAGGGAGAAGAAGTGCTAAAAGATACCGTTCGCGGTCAATATGAGCGCGGCGTGGTAGGTGGCAAAGAAGTGCCGGGCTACTTAGAAGAAGAGTCTGATAAATACGAAATTGACCCCAATAGTCAAACAGAAACGTTTGTAGCTATTAAAGCAGAGATTCAAAACTGGCGTTGGTCCGGCGTGCCTATTTATCTTCGTACGGGTAAGCGCTTGCGTGGCCGTCACTCTGAAATTGTTGTTCACTTTAAGCAAAGTAAACATAAAATTTTCCAAGAAAACCACGAAAATCACGCATCAAACCGTTTGATTATTCGTTTGCAGCCAGATGAAGGTATTCGTTTGCGCGTAATGAATAAGGTTGCAGGTTTAGAGCCTGGTATTCCGTTGGAGTCTGGTTGTTTGAACCTTTGGTTCTCTGATAAAAAAGAAATTAAAACACACGATGCATACTCGCGCTTATTGTTTGATGTGTTGCGTAACGATCAAACGTTGTTTGTAAGTGCTGCGGAAGTAGAAGCTGCGTGGAAATGGGTAGACACTATTTTCGCTGGCTGGAAATCCACGGGTATGAAAGCTCAGGGCTATCCTGCTGGCAGTATTGGGCCGGTTGCGGCAAATGAGCTGCTAAGCAGAGACGGTCGTGAGTGGCACGAAATAGAACCTCGCGATTAA
- the edd gene encoding phosphogluconate dehydratase — translation MNSVIEAVTQRIIERSRHSRQAYLNLMRNTMEQHPPKKRLSCGNLAHAYAACGQSDKQTIRLMQSANISITTAFNDMLSAHQPLETYPQIIKETARAMGSTAQVAGGVPAMCDGVTQGQPGMELSLFSREVVAMATAVGLSHNMFDGNMFLGVCDKIVPGMLIGALQFGHIPGVFVPAGPMPSGIPNKEKAKVRQQYAAGIVGEDKLLETESASYHSAGTCTFYGTANTNQMMVEMLGVQLPGSSFVYPGTELRDALTRAAVEKLVKITDSAGNYRPLYEVITEKSIVNSIIGLLATGGSTNHTLHIVAVARAAGIEVTWADMDELSRAVPLLARVYPNGEADVNQFQQAGGMAYLVRELRSGGLLNEDVVTIMGEGLEAYEKEPMLNDKGQAEWVNDVPVSRDDTVVRPVTSPFDKEGGLRLLKGNLGQGVIKISAVAPENRVVEAPCIVFEAQEELIAAFKRGELEKDFVAVVRFQGPSANGMPELHKMTPPLGVLQDKGFKVALVTDGRMSGASGKVPAGIHLSPEASKGGLLNKLRTGDVIRFDAEAGVIQALVSDEELAAREPAVQPVVEQNLGRSLFGGLRDLAGVSLQGGTVFDFEREFGEK, via the coding sequence ATGAATAGCGTAATCGAAGCTGTAACTCAGCGAATTATTGAGCGCAGTCGACATTCTCGTCAGGCGTATTTGAATTTAATGCGCAACACCATGGAGCAGCATCCTCCTAAAAAGCGTCTATCTTGCGGCAATTTGGCTCATGCCTATGCAGCATGTGGTCAATCCGATAAGCAAACAATTCGTTTAATGCAAAGTGCAAACATAAGTATTACTACGGCATTTAACGATATGCTTTCGGCGCATCAGCCTTTAGAAACATACCCTCAAATAATCAAAGAAACTGCGCGTGCAATGGGTTCAACTGCTCAAGTTGCAGGCGGCGTGCCGGCAATGTGTGATGGTGTAACTCAAGGCCAGCCCGGTATGGAGCTGAGTTTGTTTAGCCGCGAAGTTGTAGCAATGGCTACAGCAGTAGGCCTTTCGCACAATATGTTTGATGGCAATATGTTTTTGGGTGTATGCGATAAAATTGTTCCTGGCATGCTAATTGGCGCGTTGCAGTTTGGTCATATTCCTGGGGTGTTTGTGCCTGCCGGACCAATGCCTTCTGGTATTCCCAACAAAGAAAAAGCAAAAGTTCGTCAGCAATATGCGGCGGGCATTGTGGGGGAAGATAAGCTTTTAGAAACCGAGTCGGCTTCCTATCACAGTGCAGGCACGTGTACTTTTTACGGTACAGCGAATACAAACCAAATGATGGTTGAAATGTTGGGTGTTCAGTTGCCTGGCTCGTCGTTTGTTTACCCCGGTACTGAGTTGCGTGATGCCTTAACGAGAGCTGCTGTTGAAAAGTTGGTAAAAATCACAGATTCAGCCGGTAACTACCGTCCGCTCTACGAAGTCATTACGGAAAAATCCATCGTCAATTCAATAATTGGTTTGTTGGCTACCGGCGGTTCTACTAACCACACGCTACACATTGTTGCTGTGGCTCGCGCTGCGGGTATAGAGGTTACGTGGGCAGATATGGACGAGCTTTCGCGTGCTGTGCCATTACTTGCACGTGTTTACCCTAACGGCGAAGCTGATGTTAACCAATTCCAGCAGGCTGGCGGCATGGCTTATTTAGTAAGAGAGCTGCGCAGCGGCGGTTTGCTAAATGAAGATGTGGTTACTATTATGGGTGAGGGCCTCGAGGCCTACGAAAAAGAGCCCATGCTTAACGATAAGGGGCAGGCTGAATGGGTAAATGATGTACCTGTTAGCCGCGACGATACCGTTGTGCGTCCAGTTACCTCGCCTTTCGATAAAGAGGGTGGGTTGCGTCTACTCAAGGGTAACTTAGGGCAGGGCGTAATCAAAATTTCTGCGGTAGCGCCAGAAAATCGCGTTGTTGAGGCCCCATGTATTGTATTCGAGGCCCAAGAAGAGCTAATAGCTGCGTTTAAGCGTGGTGAGCTCGAAAAAGACTTTGTTGCGGTAGTGCGCTTCCAAGGGCCTTCTGCCAATGGCATGCCAGAACTTCATAAAATGACCCCGCCTTTAGGTGTGCTTCAAGATAAGGGTTTCAAGGTAGCGTTAGTTACCGATGGCAGAATGTCTGGTGCATCTGGTAAAGTGCCGGCCGGTATACACTTGTCGCCAGAAGCGAGTAAGGGTGGCCTGTTGAATAAGCTGCGCACGGGTGATGTGATTCGCTTCGATGCCGAAGCGGGCGTTATTCAAGCGCTTGTTAGTGATGAAGAGTTAGCTGCGCGTGAGCCAGCTGTGCAACCGGTCGTGGAGCAGAACCTCGGACGCTCTCTGTTTGGTGGTTTGCGCGATTTGGCTGGTGTATCGCTACAAGGCGGAACAGTTTTCGATTTTGAAAGAGAGTTTGGCGAAAAATAG
- the eda gene encoding bifunctional 4-hydroxy-2-oxoglutarate aldolase/2-dehydro-3-deoxy-phosphogluconate aldolase, whose product MAITKEFLAPVGVMPVVVVDRVEDAVPITNALKAGGIKAVEITLRTPAALDAIRAIKAECEDILVGVGTVINHQNLKDIAAIGVDFAVSPGYTPTLLKQAQDLGVEMLPGVTSPSEVMLGMELGLSCFKLFPAVAVGGLPLLKSIGGPLPQVSFCPTGGLTIDTFTDFLALPNVACVGGTWLVPADAVAAKNWQAITDIAAATTAKISS is encoded by the coding sequence GTGGCTATTACAAAAGAATTTTTAGCTCCAGTTGGCGTAATGCCTGTTGTGGTTGTGGATCGTGTAGAAGATGCGGTGCCTATTACAAACGCATTAAAAGCCGGCGGTATTAAAGCAGTTGAGATTACTTTACGTACTCCTGCGGCACTGGATGCTATTCGCGCTATTAAAGCTGAGTGTGAAGACATCCTGGTGGGGGTAGGTACGGTTATTAACCATCAAAACCTTAAAGATATTGCTGCAATTGGTGTTGATTTCGCCGTATCTCCTGGTTACACCCCAACATTGCTGAAGCAAGCGCAAGATTTGGGCGTAGAAATGTTGCCTGGTGTAACTTCGCCTTCTGAAGTTATGCTTGGTATGGAGCTAGGTTTGTCTTGCTTCAAGCTATTCCCTGCGGTTGCAGTAGGTGGTTTGCCATTACTTAAGTCTATTGGTGGCCCATTACCACAGGTTTCCTTCTGTCCAACAGGCGGTTTGACTATCGATACTTTCACCGACTTCTTGGCATTGCCTAACGTTGCTTGTGTGGGTGGTACTTGGTTGGTGCCTGCAGATGCTGTTGCAGCTAAAAACTGGCAAGCTATTACTGATATTGCGGCGGCAACTACCGCTAAAATTTCTAGCTAA
- a CDS encoding DUF4404 family protein: MPKSSLPGLLTKLHDALGDTESTNTDLQAKVSEFERSLKQQLENEAQVNSTSLQDQINQLEAEFAAEHPTAERILREIMDVLGRIGV, from the coding sequence ATGCCCAAATCATCACTCCCCGGACTACTTACCAAATTACACGATGCATTAGGTGACACAGAAAGCACTAACACCGACTTGCAAGCAAAGGTAAGTGAGTTTGAGCGCTCCCTTAAGCAACAGCTAGAAAACGAAGCTCAGGTAAATAGCACATCCTTGCAAGATCAAATAAATCAATTGGAAGCGGAGTTTGCAGCAGAACACCCAACAGCAGAGCGCATATTGCGTGAAATTATGGATGTTTTAGGCAGAATAGGCGTATAA
- a CDS encoding DUF4190 domain-containing protein — protein sequence MDTQAQVQPNPAAAGHQAQVVVPPQTSVLAVIALVAGILGLFFFGSLVAVICGHIARSQIRDSQGQQTGDGMALAGLILGYLGLAITLLIFLALVVFGVGAALAA from the coding sequence GTGGATACTCAAGCTCAAGTACAGCCCAATCCCGCGGCTGCTGGTCATCAGGCACAAGTAGTTGTGCCTCCTCAAACATCGGTATTGGCGGTGATCGCTTTGGTGGCGGGCATTTTAGGGTTATTCTTTTTTGGCTCTTTAGTTGCTGTAATATGTGGGCACATTGCTCGGTCGCAAATTCGCGACAGTCAAGGGCAGCAAACCGGCGATGGTATGGCATTAGCTGGGCTTATTCTTGGCTATTTAGGTTTGGCCATTACGCTATTAATTTTTCTGGCGCTTGTCGTTTTTGGTGTGGGCGCAGCTTTAGCCGCGTAA